Genomic DNA from Bacteroidales bacterium:
AAAGAGAATAAAACTTATGATCTACGAAGTTCTGAAATTAACATAATCAGGGGCCATCATATTACCATGATATTTCAGGATTCACTCCTATCTCTCAATCCTGTTCTTAAATGTGGCATGCAAGCAACTGAAGGTTTAAGATGGATAAGAAATAACGGACGAAAAGAAGCGAAGAAAAAAATCAAGGCATGGTTTGAACGTGTGAAATTAATACCTTCTGATCGTTTTTTTTACTCCTATCCCCATCAGATTTCGGGAGGGCAGCGTCAACGTGTGATGATTGCTTCATCACTCTCTATTGAACCAGACCTTCTTATTGCGGATGAACCAACTACCGCACTTGATCCTATCATGCAAAAGGAAGTAATCGACACCCTGCGAAAAATTTATGATGAAACAGGAATAAGTATTCTTTTTATTTCCCATGATCTTCATTTAGTTCGAAGCTTTTGTCACAGGATGTACATTATGTATGATGGACAAATCATTGAATCGGGCTATCCTGAACAAATTTTTAAGATGCCACGTGAATCCTATACTAAATCCCTACTTTTATCCATTCCGGAAGTTAGGAAAAAGGAAATGAGAAAAGACGATACAAATGAAACAGTTGTACTGAGCGTCAAAAATTTATCTGTCTCTTATGTCAAGAACAAAATTAAACATAAAGTATTAAATGGTATTTCTTTTGAAGTTAAAAAAAATGAATCAGTGGGAATAGTTGGTGTCTCAGGCCAGGGGAAAACCACATTAATTAGGAGTCTGACTTTATTACAACCTTATGATGAAGGTGAAATTTTTTTTAATGGAGTAAACTTACTCAAACTTTCTAATCGTCAACTCAGAAAATTAAGATCAAGTTTCCAAATCATTTTTCAGGAATCCAAAGCTTCCTTTCATCCTTCTATGCCCATTGGTAAGCAAATCTTCGAACCCGTCAAACTCCACAATGTATTTAAATCCCGCCAAGAGATGATGGACTACATAAAAATTTTATTGGAAGCTACAGAGTTGCAACCTGATTGCCTTCAACGTTATCCCCATCAACTTAGTGGTGGTCAGCTTCAAAGGCTTCAAATCGTCCGAGCAATGGCTTTAAAACCAATTCTGATCCTTCTTGATGAAGCTATAAGTGCTCTTGATATTCGTCTGAAAAAACAAATACTTGACTTGCTTTTAAGTCTACAAGAAAAATTTAATTTAACCTTTCTGTTTGTTTCCCATGAGTTATCATATGTGCGTTATTTTTGTGATCGAATATATGTTTTGCATGATGGAAAGCTTTTGGAAGGAAAATCAACAGATGAAGTATTAAATCAACCTGAACACAACATTACCTTTGAATTGATTAAAGCAAGTTTTTTTTAGCACCATTTATAATAATTTACATACGAATTAAAAAAATTTATTATACTTGCAAAAATATTTAACATGAAACATGTAGGCATTATTGTAGGAATGATCATGTTAATTTTTTCGTTTGTAAGATGTGATTCATATGGTAAGAAGAAAACTTTTGGAGATCTTGAACTGTACTACACCAGCGATATTACTGAAGAAGAAGCTGATCGCCTTGGGCATTATCTTCTTGAGTCAGGCTTCATGGAGAGTGGGGGCGAAAAAACTGTTCAACTTACTAAGGAAAATGGAATTTATCAGTTTCGAGCTGTTGTTATGAAAGAATTTCAAAATGATCCAGACTATGACATTATTTTTCGTCTTTTTGCCTGTGAGATAGTGGAAAATGTGTTTCCTAATGATAAATTAGAGTTTCATTGTTGTAATAATAAGTTGGAAACAATTAAAGTTCTTCAACCGTTTAATAAAAAAACGATTAATACCATAATTGTTCATTATGACGGGGTTTCAGAAGAGGAATTAAAAAAATTGAATAAATATTTTAAGAAAACTAATTTTCAATCAACAGATAAGCAGATCAATATTCTTATTTTAAAAACAGGAGAATCTTTTCAATTTAGGATGATTATCTTGGATGAGTATATTTATGATGCAGACTACGAAAATCTTGTGAGAGATTTTGTAAAAGGACTTTCTGACGAAGTGTTCGATGGCAAACCTGTAGAATTTCATTATTGTACAGATTTTTTTAAAACTATAAGGGTATTGAAAATTTAAATTTTTTTTAACACAAGCCTCCTCTGAGCTGTAATAGTCTTTCATGTTGTGTAAAACAATTTATTATTAAAAAAGTTAAAGAGAAGTAATAAATATAGAGCCAAAGCATGTGCAAATAACATTTCCTAACAAAGTTCTTAATAAGATTGACATGGATCGATTTTTTTGATTCAAAATACGTGGGCGTTGATGTGTAAAATATGTTTACAGTTAAAGAATGGAGTTTTACTTTGATGGTAATTTAAATTTTTCGTATAATTGTATGGCAGCCGTGTACGGAGATATTTTCTGATGAAATATGAGTTGTTCAAGCTCTGTTTTGATGCGGTTAATTTCAGGGTGGTGGCGAATGTGATCCATAAAAAGTTCGATTAAAGTTTGTTCGAATCGGTTGACTTCTTGCATTTTTCTTTTTTGATAAAAGAAACCACTTTGACGGGTTTTTTCAACGTAGAACATAACATGATTCCAAAAAACATCGATACCTTCTTCGTACAGGGCAGAGATTAATCCTACAAAAACAGGAATTCCGCTAGGAGGTATTGGCATATAGTGTAAAGCATTTTGAATTTGGTCGCGAGCTAATTGTGCTTTGAATAGGTTTTCTTGTTCTGCTTTGTTGATCAGGACAGCGTCGACAAGTTCCATAATCCCACGTTTGATACCTTGAAGTTCATCGCCAGCACCAGGAATATGAATTAAAGTAAAAAAATCCACCATAGAATGAGCTGCTATTTCACTTTGGCCAACACCAACCGTCTCTATAAGGATGATATCAAAGCCTGCAGCTTCACATAGAATAATGCTTTCCTTGGTTTTTCGGGCTACACCACCTAATATTCCTCCGGAAGGAGATGGTCTGATAAAAGCATGAGGACTAGCCGAGAGCTTTTCCATTCGTGTTTTGTCTCCCAAGATGCTACCACCCGAGATATGTGATGATGGATCGATGGCAAGTACAGCAACATGATGTTGGTGATTTATCAGATAATTTCCGAGAGCTTCGATAAAAGTACTTTTTCCGCTTCCTGGTGCTCCTGTGATTCCTATGCGAATACTGTTGCCCGCGTAGGGCAGACAGCGTTCGATAAGTTGTTGAGCAAGATCTTGATGAGCCGGTAAATTAGATTCTATCAATGTAATGCCCTTACTAAGTTCAACACGGTCATGAGCAAGAATACCCTTGAAAATTTTTTCAAGATCAATTTTCTTATTTTTTTTTTCTAAAAGCTTAGATAGCACCTTTTCATTAACGTGGAGAGGTTGTTCTATTCCATTTTGAACTCGTAAAGCTGATTTGTTTTCTTTTTTCATGTTATTTGCTTAATATTTCGAGCCAGTCTTTTTCTAGAGAAGCTTTTGGAGTTTCGACAATTCTACCCATTTCCTGGTTGTTTCTGAAAAAAATGAATGTTGGGATTCGTTCAATTTTCAATGTTTCATAATCAGACACGTTGGCATGTGGTCTTTTTTTACGATCGACGGCAATCCACGTAACATTACTGGAAGGGAATCGAATCGTATGGAGTATCTTTAAAAAAGGAGGGATTTGTTCTTGTGAGTCTCCACACCATGTACCCAGAATGATTTTGATATTATAGTCAAAAGGAATACTTTTAATTTTTTCAATGATTTGGGCATCGGGCAAATATGTATCATAAAAAGCATCTATGTATGGCTTAAACAAAGGGTGAAAAAGATCTTTTTCGTTTAATATACCTACTAACATCTCTTGTTGTTTAGCTGAGTCGTAATAGATTTGAACTTGAGCTGACATTGTCGCAGCCACGAAAAAAAATAAAAGGACATAAATCTTCATAATGCTGGTTTTCGTAATTTTGATTTTAAATTCAGGTAAATTCTATGCAAATCTATGAAAAATTTGTTAGTCAAAAAAGATTAATAGCTTGGCTGATAGACCCAGATAAGATTGATACTCGTCTGATTGAAAAATACAAAAACAAAATAATTCACGTAGATTTTATTTTTCTTGGTGGAAGCATTGTTTTTTATCATCGTATTCCAGAAATGATTAATTTTTTAAAAACTAATTTGAATTTACCGGTTGTACTTTTCCCAGGGAGTTATTTTCAAGTATTCAGAGAAGCAGATGCCATCCTTTTTTTAAATTTAATCTCTGGAAGAAATCCGGAATATCTTATTTCACAGCAAGTGCTTGTTGCTCCTTTGCTCGAACAAACAAATATCGAAGTCATACCGTGCAGTTATATTCTTATTGATGGGGGGAGGGTTTCTTCTACTGCATATATTACACAAACCATACCCATACCCTCGGACAAGATTGATTTAATCGTTGCCACAGCATTAGCTGGTAAATATAGCGGACATAAGCTCATTTACCTTGAGGCAGGAAGTGGTGCACATCATCACGTACCTTTTCAAGTTATCAGAGAGGTATCTATTCGCACTAAGCTGCCCGTAATCGTGGGTGGAGGTATTCGAAGCCTTGAAGTTATCGACCAAATTTTCGACGCCGGTGCAACGTGTATTGTTCTTGGTTCTGTCATAGAAAATGACCCCGAATTTCTTTTAAAAATTAAATAAGACGAATATGAGAAAAATTGGTTTGCTCATTACGTTTATGGCACTTTTATGGCTTGAAGCCCAAGTCAAAAAAGTTTCGTTCGATGACATTTTTAATCGGAAACTTTATCCCCAGACGTGGAATATGATTCAACCTATTCCTTCCTCGGAAAAATTCTCTTCTGTGATTGAAAAAAACTTAATAGAAATAAATGAAAAAGGTCAGCTCCGAGAAATTCTTAGTCTCGAAAATTTAAATCAGCTGATGTCGGGTCAAAAAACAAGTAAACTTTATTATTTTCCCGAGCATACATGGATTGATCATGAAACCATTCGATTTATTTATGAACAAAAAGTATATTTACTCAAGCCTTATAGCAAAGAAATTCAGATTCTTTATGGGTTGGATAAAGAAGCTGACCATCTGGAGTGGAATCCTATTAGGAACATTGTCGCTTACACAAAAGGCAACAATGTGTTTATTAAGGATGAGAAAGGTAATGAGATACAAGTTACATTTGAAAAGAAAGACGGAATTGTTTGCGGACAATCTGTCCACCGAAATGAGTTTGGTATAGAAAAGGGATTATTCTGGTCTCCTGATGGGCAAAAATTGGCTTTTTACCGTATGGATGAAAGTAATGTGACGGAATATCCTCTTTATCAAATGGAAGATAGAGTCGGAAGAATTAAACATATTCGTTATCCTATGGCTGGAATGCAAAGTCATCATGTAAAGTTAGGCATATATTCACTCGTAGACCGTACGACTGTCTTTTTGAATGTTCAAGGTCCTGAGGATCAATATTTGACATCTGTAACGTGGGTTCCGAATTCGCGGCAAATTCTCGTGGGGGTATTAAATCGAGATCAAAATCATTTAAAGGTAAATCTCTACAGCGCAGAAAATGGAGAGTTAATCAAAACTTTATTTGAGGAAACTCATGACAAATATGTAGAACCATTGCATCCCGCTTTTTTTACGCCTAAGGGAGATAAATTTATTTGGCTCAGCAGACGAAATGGCTTTCGTCATTTGTATTTGTATGATTTGAACGGTAAATTGCATAGGCAACTGACTGAAGGTCAGTTTGAAGTTTTGGACGTGCTTGGTTTTGTTGAAAATGGCTTTGAAGTATTATATACGGCAACTACTCCGACACCCATCGATAGACAGGTCTGGGCTGTTAACCTTCAAACCGGTAAAAAAAGATTACTCACTCCTTTGAAAGGTGATAACGTTGTTTTTCCAAATGAAAAAGGAGTATACATTTGTTTTAATCAATCGTCGACAAACCCAGGTGAGTACACCTATGTTCGAGGAAAGCACACTGTCGTACTCAAGAAATTAACAACACCTTTGAGCTGGTTAGATCAAACTTTTAAAATTTTTACTATTAAAGCTCAGAATGGGGAATCGTTATATGCTCAAATAATTTTCCCACCCGATTTTGACAGTACGAAAAAGTATCCTGCCATTTTGTATGTTTATGGAGGACCTCACGTCCAACTCGTAAGAAATACGTGGCTTGGAGGTGCTAATCTTTTTTTATTTCATTTAGCTTCATTAGGTTATGTTGTTTTTTTGGTCGATGGTCATGGATCCGCCAATCGGGGTATGGACTTTGAAAGTGCAACATTTAGAAAATTAAGTAAAATTGAAGTAGAAGATCAAATGAGTGGTGTTAGGTATCTTCTTGGCAAAAGCTGGATTGATAAAAACCGGTTGGGGGTACATGGTTGGAGTTTTGGTGGGTTTATGACTTTGTCGCTTGTACTTACATATCCAGATGTTTTCAAAGTTGCCGTAGCAGGGGGATCTGTTACAGACTGGAAATATTATGAGGTGATGTACACTGAGCGTTACATGGATACACCCGAAGACAATCCTTTAGGATATGAGTTAACAAGTACTTTAAATAAGGTCGATTCACTCAGAGCAAGGCTTCTTCTTATTCACGGCATGCAAGATGATATTGTAGTTCCTCAGCATCTTTTTGCTTTCATTCAAAAAGCTATCGAAGCTAATAAAATTGTCGACCTATGGCTTTATCCAAATCAAAAACACAATGTGTTTGGAATCGAGAGAAAGCATCTGTATAAAAGGATAATCACTTATTTTGAAGATTTTTTATGAGAATTATGTGAAAATACCAACATCATTAGATAAGTCATTAGGCCGTTGATTGGAAGAAGCTCAAAACCTAGAGTATAAAATTGGAATTTAGCAGCCAGCCACTGGTATAAAAGTAGTGATAAGGGGGGAAAAAGTGTAACTAAAGGGATGTAGGCTGGTTTTAAGGTGCGATTAGTTGTAAAACCGAAGAAAAATAACCCAAGTAGGGGACCGTATGTGTAAGAAGCAACTCTAAACACGGTTTCAATAATACTTTTTTCGTTGATGGCTTGCACGACAAGCATTATTAAGATAAAAAGCAATGAAAAGAGAAAATGCAAGAAGAGCCGAAGACGTTTGATTCTATTTGAATCATCAGGTTGGTATTTGAATACATCTACAAGCGTAGACGTAGAAAGAGCTGTAATGGTTCCATCAGCACTGGAAAAAGCTGCAGCAATAAGACCAAGGTAAAAAATAACTCCTGCTATCCATGGCATGTGTTGTAATGCTACGGTAGCAAAAAGGAGATCAGGTTCTGCAAAGTCAATGTGATACTCATTTGCAAAAATGTACAAAGAAGCCCCTACAAGAAGAAAGAGAATATTAAAAAATAATAGAAAAAAAGGAAGAAGCATCATGTTTTTCTGCGACTCACGAAGGGTCCTACAGCTTAAATTTTTCTGCATCATATCTTGATCCAATCCTGTCATGGTAAGCGTGATAAATGCTCCTGAAAGAAGGTACTTAAGCCAATGATTATGTGCGAAAAGATTGGTTACTGTACAATAAGCATATGGGCTAGCAAGAATTTGTTCAATAAAACCCATGTTAGGTTTAGAAATTACCTGATTGAGGAAGTAAAGAGAAAAAATTAGTGAAATCAACATAAAGGTTGTTTGAAAAGTATCAGTCCATACAATAGTTTTAATGCCACCTCTAAAAGAATATGCCCATACGATAAGTATAAAAATAACTGCAGTCGTGGCAAAAGAAATCCCCCATGGTTTGAAAATAAAGAAATAAATTACATTTACCACAATAAACATTCTCAACGCTGACCCAAGAGTTCGAGAAAGAATAAAAAAACCAGCCGCCCATTTTTGTGCTGTTGGATGATATCTTTTTTCTAAATATTCATAAATTGAGTATACTCGATGCTTGTAGTAGATGGGAAGCAAAACCCATGCGATAAAAAAGTAACCAATGAAGTAACCTGCTACCATCCAAAGATAAGAAAATCCTGTTTTTCCTACCCATCCAGGAACAGACATAAACGTAACACCGGAAAGACTAGCACCAATCATGCCATAGGAAACCAACAGCCACGGACTTTTTCTGTTTCCAATAAAATACGATTGGTTGGTTGCATGCCTAGACGTAATATGAGCAATTAACATCAGCAATGATACGTAAATGAGGGTA
This window encodes:
- a CDS encoding sodium:solute symporter: MTPVELILATLIYVSLLMLIAHITSRHATNQSYFIGNRKSPWLLVSYGMIGASLSGVTFMSVPGWVGKTGFSYLWMVAGYFIGYFFIAWVLLPIYYKHRVYSIYEYLEKRYHPTAQKWAAGFFILSRTLGSALRMFIVVNVIYFFIFKPWGISFATTAVIFILIVWAYSFRGGIKTIVWTDTFQTTFMLISLIFSLYFLNQVISKPNMGFIEQILASPYAYCTVTNLFAHNHWLKYLLSGAFITLTMTGLDQDMMQKNLSCRTLRESQKNMMLLPFFLLFFNILFLLVGASLYIFANEYHIDFAEPDLLFATVALQHMPWIAGVIFYLGLIAAAFSSADGTITALSTSTLVDVFKYQPDDSNRIKRLRLFLHFLFSLLFILIMLVVQAINEKSIIETVFRVASYTYGPLLGLFFFGFTTNRTLKPAYIPLVTLFPPLSLLLYQWLAAKFQFYTLGFELLPINGLMTYLMMLVFSHNSHKKSSK
- a CDS encoding thioredoxin family protein, which gives rise to MKIYVLLFFFVAATMSAQVQIYYDSAKQQEMLVGILNEKDLFHPLFKPYIDAFYDTYLPDAQIIEKIKSIPFDYNIKIILGTWCGDSQEQIPPFLKILHTIRFPSSNVTWIAVDRKKRPHANVSDYETLKIERIPTFIFFRNNQEMGRIVETPKASLEKDWLEILSK
- a CDS encoding ABC transporter ATP-binding protein; this translates as MENLLLEVECLHVFFNHTHLLKGISFFIKKGEIVGLVGESGSGKSLTSLAITGLLPSYMITEGKISFYKENKTYDLRSSEINIIRGHHITMIFQDSLLSLNPVLKCGMQATEGLRWIRNNGRKEAKKKIKAWFERVKLIPSDRFFYSYPHQISGGQRQRVMIASSLSIEPDLLIADEPTTALDPIMQKEVIDTLRKIYDETGISILFISHDLHLVRSFCHRMYIMYDGQIIESGYPEQIFKMPRESYTKSLLLSIPEVRKKEMRKDDTNETVVLSVKNLSVSYVKNKIKHKVLNGISFEVKKNESVGIVGVSGQGKTTLIRSLTLLQPYDEGEIFFNGVNLLKLSNRQLRKLRSSFQIIFQESKASFHPSMPIGKQIFEPVKLHNVFKSRQEMMDYIKILLEATELQPDCLQRYPHQLSGGQLQRLQIVRAMALKPILILLDEAISALDIRLKKQILDLLLSLQEKFNLTFLFVSHELSYVRYFCDRIYVLHDGKLLEGKSTDEVLNQPEHNITFELIKASFF
- a CDS encoding S9 family peptidase → MRKIGLLITFMALLWLEAQVKKVSFDDIFNRKLYPQTWNMIQPIPSSEKFSSVIEKNLIEINEKGQLREILSLENLNQLMSGQKTSKLYYFPEHTWIDHETIRFIYEQKVYLLKPYSKEIQILYGLDKEADHLEWNPIRNIVAYTKGNNVFIKDEKGNEIQVTFEKKDGIVCGQSVHRNEFGIEKGLFWSPDGQKLAFYRMDESNVTEYPLYQMEDRVGRIKHIRYPMAGMQSHHVKLGIYSLVDRTTVFLNVQGPEDQYLTSVTWVPNSRQILVGVLNRDQNHLKVNLYSAENGELIKTLFEETHDKYVEPLHPAFFTPKGDKFIWLSRRNGFRHLYLYDLNGKLHRQLTEGQFEVLDVLGFVENGFEVLYTATTPTPIDRQVWAVNLQTGKKRLLTPLKGDNVVFPNEKGVYICFNQSSTNPGEYTYVRGKHTVVLKKLTTPLSWLDQTFKIFTIKAQNGESLYAQIIFPPDFDSTKKYPAILYVYGGPHVQLVRNTWLGGANLFLFHLASLGYVVFLVDGHGSANRGMDFESATFRKLSKIEVEDQMSGVRYLLGKSWIDKNRLGVHGWSFGGFMTLSLVLTYPDVFKVAVAGGSVTDWKYYEVMYTERYMDTPEDNPLGYELTSTLNKVDSLRARLLLIHGMQDDIVVPQHLFAFIQKAIEANKIVDLWLYPNQKHNVFGIERKHLYKRIITYFEDFL
- the meaB gene encoding methylmalonyl Co-A mutase-associated GTPase MeaB gives rise to the protein MKKENKSALRVQNGIEQPLHVNEKVLSKLLEKKNKKIDLEKIFKGILAHDRVELSKGITLIESNLPAHQDLAQQLIERCLPYAGNSIRIGITGAPGSGKSTFIEALGNYLINHQHHVAVLAIDPSSHISGGSILGDKTRMEKLSASPHAFIRPSPSGGILGGVARKTKESIILCEAAGFDIILIETVGVGQSEIAAHSMVDFFTLIHIPGAGDELQGIKRGIMELVDAVLINKAEQENLFKAQLARDQIQNALHYMPIPPSGIPVFVGLISALYEEGIDVFWNHVMFYVEKTRQSGFFYQKRKMQEVNRFEQTLIELFMDHIRHHPEINRIKTELEQLIFHQKISPYTAAIQLYEKFKLPSK
- a CDS encoding geranylgeranylglyceryl/heptaprenylglyceryl phosphate synthase; translation: MQIYEKFVSQKRLIAWLIDPDKIDTRLIEKYKNKIIHVDFIFLGGSIVFYHRIPEMINFLKTNLNLPVVLFPGSYFQVFREADAILFLNLISGRNPEYLISQQVLVAPLLEQTNIEVIPCSYILIDGGRVSSTAYITQTIPIPSDKIDLIVATALAGKYSGHKLIYLEAGSGAHHHVPFQVIREVSIRTKLPVIVGGGIRSLEVIDQIFDAGATCIVLGSVIENDPEFLLKIK